The Janthinobacterium tructae genome contains the following window.
GGCGCTGTTCATTCGCCAGGTGCCTGGCGGCATTGAAATTTTCGACCAGTGGCGCAACCATAAACCTAGCGCCCGCGTGATTCACTTTGGCCGTTCGGCGGCCGGGGCATCGAATCGCCCAGAACTCTATTCGGTGGTGGAATGAAGCCGCTCGCACTGCTGGCATTGCTCATCGCTGCCGCAGCGATGCTGCCAGCTGCCGCAGCCCCCGTTGCGTCCGTTTCTTGCCCGCAAGCAGCTCCATCGACCTGGAACCTGCCAGCCGCCAGGCTCGACAGCGTGCGCGTGCTGTCCTATCCGGTGGATCAGCCGCCGACAGACGGTGATGCCTTGCCTATCCTGGCTCCAGCCAGGGAATGGACACGCGCCGGCACCTTGTATCAACGCTGGGATATCAATTTTGATGCGCCCCAATATCTGTTTCAGGTGGACTGCCTGTATGCCGGTACCGAGCGCTACCTGCGCATGGCTTTGCCAGGCGTCAAACAGTGCGTCGCAGCCGTTACACAGCGAACGAAAACAGTCA
Protein-coding sequences here:
- a CDS encoding STY0301 family protein, translated to MKPLALLALLIAAAAMLPAAAAPVASVSCPQAAPSTWNLPAARLDSVRVLSYPVDQPPTDGDALPILAPAREWTRAGTLYQRWDINFDAPQYLFQVDCLYAGTERYLRMALPGVKQCVAAVTQRTKTVSFQCK